The genomic DNA TTGAGGCTTCAATGTTTGGCCTCAATTCCCCAATAGAGGAGTCCCTTCCCTTCTGAtttagcatttttaatttgacaGTACTTTCGTAATTGCAAGTAGTTGGGCTTTTTATGGatattaatattcaatattaattcattataATGTGTTACTTCTGTTGCAATTATCTCGCgttaaagaaagaaaactaaaaataaaagtaaaattgaaccaaaagaATTGGATTATGTCTCAATCAATATGTTTTTGGGTCACCTAGCTCCGATGCCTCCGTgtaaattttgatgaaaatataatcatatattttgtgtttactggcattatatattatgattgagaatttcttaaaaatgaTTTGTCTTTGAGTTCTTAAACTCATCTAATGGACAGGCCTGAAGCAAAACTTGTCCAAGACATTTCCATTGATATTCTAAATAGATTGGGATATAATGGTTCAAGCGTTCTTAAAGATGTTGTTGGATTGCATCCTCGTATAGCAGAAGTGATGTCACTATTAGAAATGGGgttggatttggatgatccacgtATAATAGGGATATGTGGAATGGGTGGTATAGGAAAGACTACTATTGCCAAGGCTGTCTATCACCAAATTCGTTCTCAATTTGTTGGTAGCTGCTACCTTGCAAATGTCAGAGAAACTTGTGAGAAACATGGTTTGGAGTCATTGCAAAAATCTCTTCTTGTTGATATCCGCTCAGTCTCAAACAGtgatataaaaataagagaTATTGATTGGCCTGGGTCAATAAGGAACGCGGTAGGGAATATGAGGGTTCTTGTAGTCTTGGATGATGTAGACCATTCAGATCAGCTGGATGCCCTCATTGGTACACTTGATTCGTTTGGTCCACAAAGCAGAATTATAATAACGACCAGAAACAGTCATTTACTTGCCAGATATGGTCCAAGAAGTCATGTCTACAATGTTGAGGGACTAAATTATGAGGAAGCTTCTAAGCTATTTTGTTGTAAAGCATTTTGGAACAACCAGCCAACGCCAGGTTTTGAGGATCTCATAAAAAGTGCAGTTTATTACGCCGATGGAGTTCCACTGGCTCTTAAAGTTTTGGGCTGTTTTCTAATTGGCAGAGAGGTAAACGAATGGCAGAGTGCAATCCGTAGATTGAGACAAGAGCCTAATCCAGATATTCAGAAAGTGCTCAAATTAAGCTATGACGGATTGGGGCGTGAGGAGAAGAAAATTTTCCTCGACATTGCCTGCTTCTTTAAATGGTATAGGATGGAGTACTCCACAGTTGTGAATATGCTAGATGCTTGTGGTTTCCACGCAGATATTGGAATAAGTGTTCTTAAAGACAGGGCACTTGTAACGATAAGAGGCAATACGATAGGTATGCATGATTTGATACAAGAAATGGGATGGCATATTGTTAATGAAGAATCCCCAGAGGAGCCCGGTGGAAGAAGCAGGTTGTGGAAGTACGAAGACATCTACCACACACTCACAAAAAAAACCGTAAGTGCAAGTGCTCTCATTTGAGAATGTGTTGAATTTGTCAATTATCTTCTCATCTAAGAGCCTAGGTTTGTCCAGTGAGgggtatatttattttttatactttgtTTTTACTCTCAATATTATCTTCTCATCCATGCTTGGTCAGACTTCATTATGTAATTGGGCCAACAAAATCTTTGCCTGTTAAATTATGAATCATCATGTCATCACAAAACTTAAAACTAGTACATAGAAATATATATCTTGAACttgtataatattattttttgcttcGATAGAATGGAACATaattaaatagattattttGCACGACATTTACTTTGTTTGTTTAAGGATGAAAGCTGTATTTCCCTTTTGTTAAGATTTGGTTTCTTATTTTTACCGCTTGTTTGTTAGGGGACAAAAGCAGTGGAAACCATCGTTTTGGATTCTCATGGAACTAAAGAGATATCCTTGAGTCCTGATGCGTTTTCAGAGATGAGCAAATTGCGACTGCTCAAGCTTAGTAATGTTCAGCTTCCTAATGGTCTCGACTACCTCTCCAATGATTTACGCCTTGTTGATTGGCATGGATACCCTTTAAAATACCTGCCATCAAATTTTCAACCGGATTGCCTTGTCACAGTAAACCTGTCGCATAGCTGCTTGAAACTTTGGAATGGAAGAACGGTATGagtaaaataaatcatattgctttgtttttttttttttttactatatatGCCTGCATTATTGAAGTCTTATTTATCCTAAAAAACTGTGTCTATTGATATCAATGACAGTGCCCAGATAAATTGAAATACGTTGACCTCAATTATTCACCATGCATAACTAAGAATATAGATTTTACACAGGGAGCAAATCTTAAGGAATTGATTCTTGAAGGTTGTACGAATTTGGTTGAGATCTCATCCATTGAAGCCATTAAAAGGCTTAAGGTCTTAAATTTGAGGGGCTGGAAAAATCTTAAGGTTCTTCCAAGTGGCATTTGTGGGTTGAAACTTCTTAAAAGTTTGAATGTTTCTGGCTGCTCAAAACTTAGCACGTTGCCCGAGAACCTAGGAGGATTGGAGAGATTGGAATTTATTAGTCTGGACGATTGCAAAGAACTTACAAGTCTTCCAAGTGGCATTTGTGGGTTGAAATTTCTCCTAAGGTTGAGTGTTTCTGGCTGCTCAAAACTTAGCAAGTTGCCCGAGAACCTAGGAGAATTGGAGAGTTTGCGGTATCTTGTAGCTGATTTTACCGCTATTAAGCAACCACCATCCTCGATTATGCACCTGAAGAAGCTTGAGTATTTGTCATTTACGGGATGCAAGGGACCACTGTTCTCATCATTTTTTATTCAGAAAGAACCCATGGGTTTTGAGCTACCTGCTCTATCAGGAGGCTTGCGCTCTTTGGGGTGGCTAGATATTAGTGACTGCAACTTCTCAGAAGGATTTCTCCCAGATGACCTAGGCTCCTTATCCTCGTTGAAATTTTTATACCTTAGTGGTGCCAACATTATTAGTTTGCCAACAAGCATCAGAGATCTTTACGAGCTTAACTATCTTTATTTGAGGAATTGCAAAAAGCTTAAAACGTTGCCCTTTCTCCCGCCAAATATCAAAGAGATTTATGCAAGTGGATGCACATCATTAGAAACATTGACGGAATCGGCTATATTCCCTAGACTGCTTTTCACAGCCACCTTTACTAATTGTGATACactattaaagaaaatgcctaGCCTCCTCCTTGAACTTCTCAGAAATATTCTTAAggtccatctctctctctctctctctctctctctctctcctttctttatttgttgtaaCAGAATTTACAGAGTTTTGTTGAttgtctctctctatctctctcgtCTTTATTTGTTGCAACAGAATAAGGAAGAAAGCCATAAGGAAAAAAGCTATCGGGAAGAAAACTATATTGTTGTTCCTGGAGGAGAGATTCCAGAAGGCTTCATGTATCAAAATAATATGGGGCATTATGTTGGAATCCAGGTGATGCCAGATTGGTATGAAAGGCTCAGGGGTATTTTTGTATGTGCTGTTTTTGAAGCAACGGCTCCATCAATTGATGCCAAACCCTATATTGCGGAATGTTACGTGATGTGGAATGATGTTGTAGTCTATTCCACGGAAATCTACATTGGCAGCGTTCAATTTCAGTCCGATCACTTATTTTTGCATTACATTTCAGGATATGATTGGGTGGGTGAAATTAGGAGGAGGGCGGAGGAggtgaatgatttgaaaaagaatgagatcatcttttattttacaagtaGTTGTCCTGAAATAATTGACATAGGTGGGCTGATTTGTAAATTGATTGCCCCAGTGAAATGCGCTGTAGATATGGTATATGAGAAATGGCCAGATCATCCACATTTAACTATCCAACAAAGCGACTATGATTACAAGGAATACACAAGAGAACAATCGAATCCTAAGAGAATGTGAGGTTCGGACTGATGGATGGTTGGTCTTTGGTCGCCGCCTCGTTGTCATTGGTCAGAtgatttattgattttgtaaatctattatttatatatagtaaattgatttttattattattattttttactcaatGGATGTGGGTACTAGGCAtatattatcaaattattttaaatttttgtgcctttaaattgatttaatttttgtatttgatttatttcacaCCTAACTGATCATATGGGAAGTTGTTGAATATTATTGGACAGTTGGAGGTTGGAAGTTGGAACTACTTGTGTTTgtgtattatattattaaaaatatacatctatctaacaattaaatttaaaatgatatgTTTATGCTTTAAAAAATgggctataaaaaaaaataaaaagccaTGCATGGCAGCCCATGATGTGACTTTAATATAAATATCCTGAATCATGTGTTGGCTCTAAAAAACTTCaagaagaaatatttttgtaattatccaTAACTGCAATAGTCCCcatcatataatttatatttttagtatgtgTTTTTGGTAATTGCAGTTTaggaaatataatatatgtatgattaaaaattatattttctattatgtATTTTCagtgtatatttattttttaaaaatatatatttaaagttttttaGACAAAAATAAACTACAAACTCCACGCCATACTCGTAAGGAGAAAGCGCGCTCCAgtccgatacttaagttagcTGCCAAGTATTTCATTCATTGCGATGGCTGTTGTTGGGAGGATGTACGTAAAGTGGAGCTTGGACCTGCTCGTTGCTTGGTAAATCTCACGGGTCTCATCCTGCGGCAATG from Diospyros lotus cultivar Yz01 chromosome 4, ASM1463336v1, whole genome shotgun sequence includes the following:
- the LOC127800319 gene encoding disease resistance protein RUN1-like isoform X2 translates to MASTSAQLRQDGASLPSGSSCWKYDVFLSFRGTDTRNDFVDHLYSALHEKVIFTFKDDQRLERGESISPALLKAIEESRFAVVVFSENYASSKWCLEELVKILECKKTRAFTVLPVYYKVDPSDLRKQRGSVGEAFAKHERDSNEEEERQKVQRWRNALTEAANISGWDSETHGAEAKLVRDIAIDILNRLGYNGSSDLEDVVGLLPRVAEVMSKLEMGLDLDDPRVVGICGMGGIGKTTIAKAVYHQIRTRFQASCYLPNVREAADGKHGLESLQKSLLVDIRLVSDSDIKIRNIDWPWSIRNAVGNKRVLVVLDDVDHSDQLDVLIGTLDWFGPGSRIMITTRNSHLLARYGPRSHVYNVEGLNDKEAFKLFCCKAFWNNQPTPSFEDLIKSAVDYAKGVPLALRVLGCFLIGRKVNEWQSAIHRLRQEPNPDIQKVLKLSYDRLGREEQEIFLDIACFFKWYSMEYCTVVNLLDACGFHADIGIRVLEDKALVTIKDNILTRDKKIDMHDLIQEMGWHIVNEESLKEPDRRSRLWKYEDIYHTLTKKTGTKAVETIVLDSHGTKEISLSPDAFSEMSKLRLLKLSNVQLPNGLDYLSNDLRLVDWHGYPLKYLPSNFQPDCLVTVNLSHSCLKLWNGRTGANLKELILEGCTNLVEISSIEAIKRLKVLNLRGWKNLKVLPSGICGLKLLKSLNVSGCSKLSTLPENLGGLERLEFISLDDCKELTSLPSGICGLKFLLRLSVSGCSKLSKLPENLGELESLRYLVADFTAIKQPPSSIMHLKKLEYLSFTGCKGPLFSSFFIQKEPMGFELPALSGGLRSLGWLDISDCNFSEGFLPDDLGSLSSLKFLYLSGANIISLPTSIRDLYELNYLYLRNCKKLKTLPFLPPNIKEIYASGCTSLETLTESAIFPRLLFTATFTNCDTLLKKMPSLLLELLRNILKVHLSLSLSLSLSPFFICCNRIYRVLLIVSLYLSRLYLLQQNKEESHKEKSYREENYIVVPGGEIPEGFMYQNNMGHYVGIQVMPDWYERLRGIFVCAVFEATAPSIDAKPYIAECYVMWNDVVVYSTEIYIGSVQFQSDHLFLHYISGYDWVGEIRRRAEEVNDLKKNEIIFYFTSSCPEIIDIGGLICKLIAPVKCAVDMVYEKWPDHPHLTIQQSDYDYKEYTREQSNPKRM
- the LOC127800319 gene encoding disease resistance protein RPV1-like isoform X1, coding for MFYISLFGLCCFALASVAWHRRRSQFVFTSTQLQQDRASLPSGFSSWKYDVFLSFRGTDTRNGFVDHLYSALHQKVIFTFKDDQRLEKGDSISLTLLKAIEESRFAVVVFSENYASSKWCLEELVKILECQKKRALTVLPVFYKVDPSDLRKQRGSVGEAFAQHKRYSSEEKVQRWRNALTEAANSSGWHSEIYGPEAKLVQDISIDILNRLGYNGSSVLKDVVGLHPRIAEVMSLLEMGLDLDDPRIIGICGMGGIGKTTIAKAVYHQIRSQFVGSCYLANVRETCEKHGLESLQKSLLVDIRSVSNSDIKIRDIDWPGSIRNAVGNMRVLVVLDDVDHSDQLDALIGTLDSFGPQSRIIITTRNSHLLARYGPRSHVYNVEGLNYEEASKLFCCKAFWNNQPTPGFEDLIKSAVYYADGVPLALKVLGCFLIGREVNEWQSAIRRLRQEPNPDIQKVLKLSYDGLGREEKKIFLDIACFFKWYRMEYSTVVNMLDACGFHADIGISVLKDRALVTIRGNTIGMHDLIQEMGWHIVNEESPEEPGGRSRLWKYEDIYHTLTKKTGTKAVETIVLDSHGTKEISLSPDAFSEMSKLRLLKLSNVQLPNGLDYLSNDLRLVDWHGYPLKYLPSNFQPDCLVTVNLSHSCLKLWNGRTGANLKELILEGCTNLVEISSIEAIKRLKVLNLRGWKNLKVLPSGICGLKLLKSLNVSGCSKLSTLPENLGGLERLEFISLDDCKELTSLPSGICGLKFLLRLSVSGCSKLSKLPENLGELESLRYLVADFTAIKQPPSSIMHLKKLEYLSFTGCKGPLFSSFFIQKEPMGFELPALSGGLRSLGWLDISDCNFSEGFLPDDLGSLSSLKFLYLSGANIISLPTSIRDLYELNYLYLRNCKKLKTLPFLPPNIKEIYASGCTSLETLTESAIFPRLLFTATFTNCDTLLKKMPSLLLELLRNILKVHLSLSLSLSLSPFFICCNRIYRVLLIVSLYLSRLYLLQQNKEESHKEKSYREENYIVVPGGEIPEGFMYQNNMGHYVGIQVMPDWYERLRGIFVCAVFEATAPSIDAKPYIAECYVMWNDVVVYSTEIYIGSVQFQSDHLFLHYISGYDWVGEIRRRAEEVNDLKKNEIIFYFTSSCPEIIDIGGLICKLIAPVKCAVDMVYEKWPDHPHLTIQQSDYDYKEYTREQSNPKRM
- the LOC127800319 gene encoding disease resistance protein RPV1-like isoform X3, which translates into the protein MASTSAQLRQDGASLPSGSSCWKYDVFLSFRGTDTRNDFVDHLYSALHEKVIFTFKDDQRLERGESISPALLKAIEESRFAVVVFSENYASSKWCLEELVKILECQKKRALTVLPVFYKVDPSDLRKQRGSVGEAFAQHKRYSSEEKVQRWRNALTEAANSSGWHSEIYGPEAKLVQDISIDILNRLGYNGSSVLKDVVGLHPRIAEVMSLLEMGLDLDDPRIIGICGMGGIGKTTIAKAVYHQIRSQFVGSCYLANVRETCEKHGLESLQKSLLVDIRSVSNSDIKIRDIDWPGSIRNAVGNMRVLVVLDDVDHSDQLDALIGTLDSFGPQSRIIITTRNSHLLARYGPRSHVYNVEGLNYEEASKLFCCKAFWNNQPTPGFEDLIKSAVYYADGVPLALKVLGCFLIGREVNEWQSAIRRLRQEPNPDIQKVLKLSYDGLGREEKKIFLDIACFFKWYRMEYSTVVNMLDACGFHADIGISVLKDRALVTIRGNTIGMHDLIQEMGWHIVNEESPEEPGGRSRLWKYEDIYHTLTKKTGTKAVETIVLDSHGTKEISLSPDAFSEMSKLRLLKLSNVQLPNGLDYLSNDLRLVDWHGYPLKYLPSNFQPDCLVTVNLSHSCLKLWNGRTGANLKELILEGCTNLVEISSIEAIKRLKVLNLRGWKNLKVLPSGICGLKLLKSLNVSGCSKLSTLPENLGGLERLEFISLDDCKELTSLPSGICGLKFLLRLSVSGCSKLSKLPENLGELESLRYLVADFTAIKQPPSSIMHLKKLEYLSFTGCKGPLFSSFFIQKEPMGFELPALSGGLRSLGWLDISDCNFSEGFLPDDLGSLSSLKFLYLSGANIISLPTSIRDLYELNYLYLRNCKKLKTLPFLPPNIKEIYASGCTSLETLTESAIFPRLLFTATFTNCDTLLKKMPSLLLELLRNILKVHLSLSLSLSLSPFFICCNRIYRVLLIVSLYLSRLYLLQQNKEESHKEKSYREENYIVVPGGEIPEGFMYQNNMGHYVGIQVMPDWYERLRGIFVCAVFEATAPSIDAKPYIAECYVMWNDVVVYSTEIYIGSVQFQSDHLFLHYISGYDWVGEIRRRAEEVNDLKKNEIIFYFTSSCPEIIDIGGLICKLIAPVKCAVDMVYEKWPDHPHLTIQQSDYDYKEYTREQSNPKRM